In Mangrovivirga cuniculi, the following proteins share a genomic window:
- the sufB gene encoding Fe-S cluster assembly protein SufB, whose product MAKDTEILNEFTNSEYKYGWETKIEADTAPKGLNEDTIRFISAKKNEPEWLLEWRLKAYRHWVTMKEPTWPNVEYPKIDYQDIIYYSAPKQKKTPKSLDEVDPELLETFKRLGISLEEQKRLTGVAVDAVMDSVSVATTFKDKLGELGIIFCSFSEAVKEHPELVKKYIGSVVPQNDNYFAALNSAVFSDGSFCYIPKGVRCPMELSTYFRINAANTGQFERTLIVAEEGSYVSYLEGCTAPMRDENQLHAAVVEIYAEKDAEVKYSTVQNWYPGDKEGKGGIYNFVTKRGICAGDHSKISWTQVETGSAVTWKYPSCILKGDYSQGEFYSVAVTNNMQQADTGTKMIHLGKNTKSRIVSKGVSAGKSQNSYRGLVKINKRAENARNFSQCDSLLMGDKCGAHTFPYIENKNASAMVEHEATTSKIGEDQIFYCQQRGIDEESAVALIVNGYCKEVLNQLPMEFAVEAQKLLALTLEGSVG is encoded by the coding sequence ATGGCGAAAGATACCGAAATTCTTAATGAATTTACCAATTCCGAGTATAAGTACGGGTGGGAAACTAAAATAGAAGCAGACACTGCTCCTAAAGGCCTCAATGAGGATACCATTCGATTTATATCTGCTAAAAAGAACGAACCGGAGTGGTTACTTGAATGGCGATTAAAAGCTTATCGTCACTGGGTAACTATGAAAGAACCAACCTGGCCTAACGTCGAATATCCTAAAATCGACTACCAGGATATCATCTATTATTCCGCTCCAAAGCAAAAGAAGACTCCAAAAAGTCTTGATGAGGTGGATCCGGAACTTCTTGAAACTTTTAAAAGGCTTGGTATCTCACTAGAAGAACAAAAAAGACTTACTGGTGTAGCTGTTGATGCTGTAATGGACAGTGTTTCGGTAGCTACTACTTTTAAAGATAAATTAGGCGAACTGGGTATTATCTTCTGTTCTTTTTCAGAAGCTGTAAAAGAACATCCAGAATTAGTAAAAAAATACATCGGTTCTGTCGTTCCTCAAAATGACAATTATTTTGCTGCGCTAAACAGTGCTGTTTTCTCTGATGGATCATTCTGCTACATCCCTAAAGGTGTGAGATGTCCGATGGAGTTAAGTACTTACTTCCGTATCAATGCAGCTAACACCGGTCAGTTCGAAAGAACCCTGATCGTTGCTGAGGAAGGTTCTTACGTTTCTTACCTGGAAGGCTGTACTGCCCCAATGAGAGACGAGAACCAGCTTCACGCTGCAGTTGTTGAAATTTATGCAGAAAAAGATGCTGAAGTAAAATACTCTACTGTTCAAAACTGGTATCCAGGTGATAAAGAAGGTAAAGGTGGTATATACAACTTCGTAACAAAAAGAGGTATATGTGCCGGTGACCATTCTAAGATTAGCTGGACGCAGGTTGAGACCGGATCTGCAGTGACCTGGAAATATCCAAGCTGTATTCTTAAGGGTGACTATTCTCAGGGTGAATTCTACTCTGTAGCCGTTACCAATAACATGCAGCAAGCTGATACCGGTACTAAAATGATTCACCTTGGTAAAAACACCAAGTCAAGGATCGTTTCTAAAGGTGTATCTGCAGGAAAAAGTCAGAATTCATACCGTGGATTAGTGAAAATCAACAAGAGAGCTGAAAACGCAAGAAACTTCTCTCAGTGTGATTCTCTACTCATGGGAGATAAATGTGGAGCCCATACTTTTCCATATATAGAAAATAAGAATGCTTCGGCAATGGTAGAGCACGAGGCAACTACCTCAAAAATTGGTGAAGACCAGATTTTCTACTGCCAGCAAAGAGGTATTGATGAAGAAAGTGCTGTTGCTTTGATCGTAAACGGTTACTGCAAAGAAGTTCTTAATCAGTTACCAATGGAATTTGCTGTAGAAGCACAAAAATTACTTGCTCTTACTTTAGAAGGCAGTGTAGGTTAA
- the ltrA gene encoding group II intron reverse transcriptase/maturase: MQRRINELETKSLPITQQMVRKAYRKVKSNRGRAGIDQVSLEEYQQDLSNNLYKLWNRMASGSYFPPSVRAVSIPKSNGKRRKLGIPTVGDRIAQQVMKDYLEPRFEEIFHENSHGYRPLKSAHQAVEKVRQNVRQYAWVIDMDIKSFFDEVDHKLMIKALEKHVSERWVLMYLKRWLEAPSEDAKGNQIERKGKGTPQGGEISPLLANLYLHYTFDKWMEIKNPGVPFVRYADDVIVHCHSEQEAQRILTAIRERLQQCGLRLNEAKTKIVYCQDYRREKKDYKKKFDFLGFSFQPRSTASQKGGMFLGYDCGISITSKKRISTKWKEMKFHRWTGATIQEIARLINPIMRGIFQYYGRYKRWELQSVIRNFHFRLVKWIVNKYKRFRGRYKRAYEWLIEVRKGFPNLFYHWTLGYKTM, encoded by the coding sequence ATGCAGAGAAGGATTAATGAATTAGAAACAAAATCATTACCCATCACTCAACAGATGGTCAGGAAAGCTTACCGAAAGGTTAAATCGAACCGAGGTAGAGCAGGCATTGATCAGGTAAGTCTGGAAGAATACCAGCAAGACCTGTCAAACAACCTGTACAAACTTTGGAACCGAATGGCTTCAGGAAGCTATTTTCCACCATCAGTGCGAGCGGTGAGTATTCCTAAATCAAATGGGAAAAGACGGAAACTAGGAATTCCAACAGTAGGTGATAGAATAGCCCAACAAGTTATGAAGGACTATCTGGAACCAAGGTTTGAAGAGATATTCCATGAAAACTCCCATGGATATCGCCCTTTAAAAAGTGCCCACCAAGCTGTAGAAAAAGTGAGACAGAATGTCCGCCAATACGCTTGGGTTATCGATATGGATATTAAGAGTTTCTTTGATGAAGTAGATCATAAATTAATGATAAAGGCATTGGAGAAACATGTATCGGAGCGATGGGTACTGATGTATCTCAAGCGATGGCTGGAAGCTCCAAGTGAGGATGCTAAAGGTAATCAGATTGAAAGAAAAGGGAAAGGAACACCTCAAGGAGGAGAAATCAGCCCATTATTAGCCAATTTGTATCTGCACTACACATTTGACAAATGGATGGAGATCAAAAATCCAGGAGTGCCTTTTGTGCGCTATGCGGATGATGTGATTGTCCATTGTCACAGTGAGCAGGAAGCGCAACGTATCTTAACAGCCATTAGAGAAAGATTACAGCAATGTGGTCTCAGGTTGAACGAGGCTAAAACGAAGATTGTTTATTGTCAGGATTACAGACGAGAGAAGAAAGATTACAAGAAGAAGTTTGACTTCTTAGGCTTTAGTTTTCAACCCCGATCGACAGCCTCTCAAAAAGGAGGTATGTTTCTGGGGTATGATTGTGGGATTAGTATTACATCAAAGAAAAGGATCTCAACCAAGTGGAAAGAGATGAAATTTCACAGATGGACAGGAGCTACAATACAAGAAATAGCTAGACTAATCAATCCGATTATGCGTGGTATCTTTCAATATTATGGAAGGTACAAACGGTGGGAACTACAGTCGGTGATTCGCAATTTTCACTTTCGTCTGGTAAAATGGATAGTAAACAAGTATAAGCGTTTTCGAGGTAGATATAAGCGAGCATATGAATGGCTGATAGAGGTAAGAAAAGGGTTCCCAAATCTGTTTTACCATTGGACATTAGGATACAAAACAATGTAA
- a CDS encoding transposase, producing the protein MKDLNPSFHFSAHLALVREQTAYQLICTTNGFENFTNWRQLACYAGVAPFEYSSGSSIKGKTRVSHYADKQLKSLLNMCALSSKKYDPQMKNYFDRKIKEGKNKMLVLNNIRCKLLSRVFAVINRQTPYINTYKFAA; encoded by the coding sequence GTGAAAGATCTTAATCCGAGCTTTCACTTCTCGGCACACCTTGCGCTAGTGAGGGAACAAACGGCTTACCAATTAATCTGTACAACAAATGGATTTGAAAACTTCACAAATTGGAGGCAACTAGCTTGTTATGCCGGGGTAGCGCCATTTGAATATTCTTCTGGATCAAGTATTAAAGGTAAAACCAGAGTCAGCCATTATGCAGATAAACAACTCAAATCGCTTTTAAACATGTGTGCATTGAGCAGTAAAAAGTATGACCCACAGATGAAAAATTATTTTGATAGAAAAATCAAAGAAGGTAAAAACAAAATGCTTGTCTTAAACAATATAAGATGTAAGCTTTTAAGCAGAGTATTTGCCGTTATTAATAGACAAACACCCTACATAAATACATATAAATTCGCTGCATAA
- a CDS encoding aminotransferase class V-fold PLP-dependent enzyme: MSVDTASTPINIKEIRDQFPVLDQLVNNKPLAYFDNAATTQKPKQVIDSLDHYYGRDNSNIHRGIHTLAERATSAFEDTREAVRNFINAPEKEEIIFTKGTTDSINLLASSYGRKYLKEGDEVIISAMEHHSNIVPWQLICEEKSAKLRIIPVNDKGEMDFEAYKSMLSDKVKIVSVVYASNSLGTINPVKEIIDEAHKYEAIVMIDGAQAASHLPLDVQALNCDFLAFSGHKMYGPTGVGILYGKRELLEAMPPYQGGGEMISEVTFEKSSWNDIPYKFEAGTPNIADVVALKEAIAFVDKVGKENIIRHEMELHDYAMEKISKFENIKFYGTAAEKVGVISFLFDNIHPFDIGQMLDSAGVAVRTGHHCTQPLMDLFNIEGTVRASFAVYNTKEEVDAMIASLEKVVKIFG, from the coding sequence ATGTCTGTAGACACAGCTTCAACACCGATTAATATCAAAGAAATTCGAGACCAATTTCCTGTTTTGGATCAGCTCGTCAACAATAAGCCTCTGGCCTATTTTGACAATGCAGCAACTACCCAAAAACCAAAGCAGGTAATTGATTCGCTGGATCATTATTATGGCCGCGATAACTCGAATATTCACAGGGGAATTCATACACTTGCTGAAAGGGCGACCTCAGCATTTGAGGATACCCGTGAGGCTGTTAGAAACTTTATCAACGCTCCTGAAAAAGAAGAGATTATCTTCACCAAGGGAACAACAGATAGCATTAACCTGCTGGCATCTTCTTATGGTCGTAAATACCTGAAGGAAGGTGACGAAGTGATCATCAGTGCAATGGAACATCATAGTAATATTGTTCCGTGGCAGCTGATCTGCGAAGAAAAAAGTGCAAAACTTCGTATAATCCCGGTTAATGATAAAGGAGAAATGGATTTTGAAGCATATAAATCCATGCTTTCTGATAAAGTAAAGATCGTTTCGGTCGTTTATGCATCAAATTCTCTTGGCACAATCAATCCTGTTAAGGAGATCATTGATGAAGCTCATAAATATGAAGCTATAGTGATGATCGATGGAGCCCAGGCGGCCTCTCACCTGCCTTTGGATGTACAGGCGCTAAATTGTGACTTTCTTGCTTTCTCCGGACATAAAATGTACGGTCCGACAGGAGTGGGTATCCTATACGGAAAAAGAGAGCTTTTAGAGGCGATGCCTCCCTACCAGGGTGGTGGTGAAATGATCAGTGAGGTAACTTTTGAAAAAAGTAGCTGGAACGACATTCCATATAAGTTTGAAGCAGGAACACCGAATATCGCAGATGTTGTAGCCCTAAAAGAAGCTATTGCATTTGTGGATAAAGTTGGTAAAGAAAATATCATCCGCCACGAAATGGAATTGCACGACTATGCAATGGAAAAGATTTCAAAATTTGAAAACATCAAATTTTATGGGACAGCAGCGGAAAAAGTAGGTGTTATATCATTTTTATTTGACAACATTCACCCCTTTGACATTGGGCAGATGCTTGATAGTGCTGGTGTAGCTGTTCGTACCGGACACCACTGTACTCAACCTCTAATGGATCTTTTTAACATTGAGGGAACAGTTAGGGCATCATTTGCCGTATATAATACTAAGGAAGAAGTGGATGCAATGATCGCCAGTCTTGAAAAGGTGGTGAAAATTTTTGGATAA
- a CDS encoding SufE family protein, protein MTIQEAQDKIIEEFSLLDGDMEMSNVYLMELGQKLPDFPEDKRDEEHIVKGCQSKVWLNAKLEDGKVVYEADSNTAITKGLVSLLIRVFSEQKPEDILNADLYFAEKIGMNRFIGTQRSNGFGAMIKQMKLDAMVLQKVSN, encoded by the coding sequence ATGACTATACAAGAAGCGCAAGACAAGATAATAGAAGAATTTAGTTTGTTGGACGGAGACATGGAAATGTCTAACGTATATCTAATGGAACTCGGGCAAAAACTCCCTGATTTTCCTGAAGACAAACGAGACGAAGAACATATAGTAAAAGGCTGCCAGTCAAAAGTTTGGCTAAATGCTAAACTTGAAGACGGAAAAGTCGTTTATGAAGCAGATAGTAACACAGCCATCACCAAAGGGCTTGTAAGTTTGCTAATACGAGTATTCTCAGAACAGAAGCCTGAGGATATCCTGAATGCCGATTTATACTTTGCAGAAAAGATAGGCATGAACAGATTTATCGGAACGCAGCGCTCGAATGGTTTTGGTGCAATGATCAAGCAAATGAAGCTTGATGCGATGGTACTTCAGAAAGTTTCAAATTAG
- the sufD gene encoding Fe-S cluster assembly protein SufD has translation MPELYNKEGLKARFDNWEKQLNGEKSSDFHSFRKESFDSYLKVGTPSRKHEEYKYTGLDKVIEKNFTEDDWNRSTDVTEQEVKENVIDDLDAYDIFFVNGILNKELSHWDELSKEINLMTVKEAFEANEKDCIENFGKHATPESDPFTAINDALTDEGIFINIKKGQILTKPVMIYYLNYTEEGGVITHPHNLFVFGENSQGEIIEKFDTIGENHSLSNIVSEIVVNRSAVVKYYKIQSEHNGNVHVGNTQVWQDENSNFTSTTLSFGGMMVRNNLNIALDASHCEANMYGLSLLKDNHHVDHHTTVDHRKPHADSNELYKGVFDDKSTGVFNGKIFVRQDAQKTNAFQSNRNVLLSEDATINTKPQLEIWADDVKCSHGATTGQIDPEQLFYLRSRGMDKQSARALLLYAFAMDIVEHIGNEQVRNYLENLISERLHKNF, from the coding sequence ATGCCAGAACTTTATAACAAAGAAGGGCTGAAGGCTCGATTTGATAACTGGGAAAAGCAACTTAATGGTGAAAAATCAAGTGATTTCCATTCATTCAGAAAGGAAAGCTTTGATTCATATCTCAAAGTTGGAACACCTTCCAGAAAACATGAAGAATATAAATATACCGGCCTTGATAAGGTAATCGAAAAAAACTTTACTGAAGACGACTGGAACCGCTCTACTGATGTTACAGAACAAGAAGTAAAGGAAAATGTAATCGATGACCTCGATGCTTATGACATTTTCTTTGTCAACGGTATTTTAAATAAAGAATTAAGTCACTGGGATGAACTTTCTAAAGAGATCAACCTGATGACTGTGAAAGAGGCTTTCGAAGCAAATGAAAAAGATTGCATCGAAAACTTCGGAAAACACGCAACTCCTGAATCTGATCCGTTTACGGCAATCAACGATGCGCTGACAGACGAAGGTATTTTCATCAACATCAAAAAAGGTCAGATCCTTACCAAGCCGGTGATGATCTATTACCTCAATTACACAGAAGAAGGCGGGGTGATCACTCATCCTCACAATTTGTTTGTATTTGGTGAAAATTCTCAGGGTGAGATCATAGAAAAATTTGATACAATTGGCGAAAACCACAGTTTATCAAATATTGTTTCTGAGATCGTTGTAAACAGAAGTGCTGTAGTTAAATACTATAAAATCCAGAGTGAGCACAACGGTAATGTTCACGTAGGTAACACGCAGGTTTGGCAGGACGAAAACAGTAATTTCACTTCTACTACCCTTTCTTTTGGTGGTATGATGGTTAGAAATAACCTGAATATTGCTCTTGATGCCAGCCATTGTGAGGCAAACATGTACGGTCTTTCTCTGCTAAAAGACAACCACCATGTGGATCACCATACTACCGTGGATCACAGAAAGCCACATGCAGATAGTAATGAGCTTTACAAAGGTGTATTTGATGATAAATCAACAGGTGTTTTCAACGGAAAGATTTTTGTAAGACAGGATGCTCAGAAAACAAATGCATTCCAGTCTAACAGAAATGTACTTCTTTCAGAAGACGCTACGATAAACACAAAGCCTCAGTTAGAGATCTGGGCAGACGACGTAAAGTGTTCTCACGGAGCGACAACAGGCCAGATAGATCCTGAGCAGCTTTTCTATCTTAGATCACGTGGAATGGACAAACAATCAGCCAGGGCACTACTGCTTTATGCATTTGCCATGGATATTGTTGAGCATATCGGGAATGAGCAGGTTAGAAATTATCTTGAAAACCTGATCTCAGAACGTTTACATAAAAACTTTTAA
- a CDS encoding serine protease, translated as MAKSNGKSLDKIYEVQAQMEPELLEKDNVVGVAIGHKIKNGLEKKEDVMTLFVNQKLPENLLSSDQMIEKEYEGIQTDVVEVGDIFAGFIDPETGVEVDVETETHVDHEPMADYIVQAGASSNLKRRVRPAEGGYSCGHYRVTAGTIGTCCYDLTPFPGIPSKYYILSNNHVIANSNDCRIGDPILQPGRIDGGTYPKDMIARLTRYVPIKWINGDRKPCNYVDAAIGEGNFQDLDREIYWQGTVKKLYDAPKIGEIVQKTGRTTGFTTGKITNINATVNVNYGRGRVARFCRQIVTTRMSAPGDSGSLILDRDENAVGLLFAGSSTRTIVNNILYVQSLLKVRLTEK; from the coding sequence ATGGCTAAATCAAATGGAAAGTCACTAGACAAAATTTATGAAGTTCAGGCCCAAATGGAACCTGAGCTATTAGAAAAAGACAATGTTGTTGGCGTTGCGATCGGTCATAAGATCAAAAATGGTTTAGAGAAAAAAGAAGATGTAATGACCTTATTTGTAAACCAGAAACTTCCAGAAAATCTGCTGTCATCCGATCAGATGATTGAAAAGGAGTATGAAGGAATTCAAACTGATGTAGTGGAAGTTGGAGATATTTTTGCAGGATTCATCGATCCTGAGACAGGTGTGGAAGTTGATGTAGAAACTGAAACCCATGTAGATCATGAGCCCATGGCAGATTATATTGTGCAGGCAGGAGCTTCATCAAATTTAAAACGCAGGGTACGGCCTGCTGAGGGAGGCTACAGTTGTGGTCATTATAGAGTAACTGCTGGTACCATTGGCACATGCTGCTACGACCTGACCCCATTCCCGGGTATTCCAAGTAAGTATTACATTTTAAGTAATAATCACGTCATTGCAAATTCCAATGACTGTCGTATTGGAGATCCGATTTTACAGCCGGGACGAATAGATGGGGGGACTTATCCAAAGGATATGATAGCCCGCCTAACCAGGTATGTTCCTATTAAATGGATCAATGGCGACAGAAAGCCGTGCAACTATGTAGATGCAGCGATTGGCGAAGGTAACTTCCAGGATCTGGATAGGGAGATATATTGGCAGGGAACAGTTAAAAAGCTGTATGACGCACCTAAAATAGGGGAGATTGTACAAAAAACCGGTCGAACCACCGGATTCACCACAGGTAAAATCACCAATATCAATGCCACTGTTAATGTAAATTATGGCAGAGGTCGTGTTGCAAGATTTTGCCGGCAAATTGTGACCACCCGTATGAGTGCTCCCGGTGACTCCGGTAGTTTAATCCTGGACAGAGATGAAAACGCAGTAGGATTGTTATTTGCAGGTTCAAGTACAAGGACAATTGTTAACAATATTCTATATGTTCAGTCCTTATTAAAAGTAAGACTTACTGAAAAATAA
- a CDS encoding SUF system Fe-S cluster assembly protein, which produces MDAEQKELKDKVVAAIKTVFDPEIPVDVYELGLIYEINFFPVNNVHVLMTLTSPSCPAAEEIPGDVEKAVKQVEGINDVQVELTFDPPFTQDMMSEAAKLELGFL; this is translated from the coding sequence ATGGACGCCGAACAAAAAGAATTAAAAGATAAGGTAGTAGCAGCAATTAAGACTGTATTTGATCCGGAAATCCCGGTCGATGTTTACGAATTAGGACTGATCTATGAGATCAATTTCTTCCCGGTAAACAACGTACATGTATTAATGACGCTGACTTCTCCTTCCTGCCCTGCAGCGGAAGAGATTCCGGGAGATGTAGAAAAGGCAGTAAAACAAGTAGAAGGAATTAATGATGTTCAGGTTGAACTAACCTTCGATCCGCCATTTACTCAGGATATGATGAGTGAGGCAGCTAAATTAGAATTAGGATTTTTATAA
- the sufC gene encoding Fe-S cluster assembly ATPase SufC → MLKIEDLKASIEGKEILKGINLEVKAGEVHAIMGPNGSGKSTLASVLAGRDEYEVTGGSVSYQGEDLLDMDPEERAREGVFLAFQYPVEIPGVSTTNFLKTSINQIREHKGQDPLDAVSFLSRVKEKMKLVEMDQSLLSRALNEGFSGGEKKRNEVFQMAMLEPKLKILDETDSGLDIDALRIVANGVNKLRNEDNATVVVTHYQRLLEYIVPDYVHVLYNGRIVKSGTKDLALELEEKGYDWIKAEAAV, encoded by the coding sequence ATGTTAAAGATAGAAGATCTTAAAGCTTCAATTGAAGGAAAGGAAATACTAAAAGGAATAAACCTGGAAGTTAAAGCAGGCGAAGTACACGCTATTATGGGACCTAACGGTTCTGGTAAAAGTACTTTAGCCAGTGTTCTTGCAGGTCGTGATGAGTATGAAGTAACGGGTGGTTCTGTATCTTATCAGGGTGAAGACCTTTTGGATATGGATCCCGAAGAAAGAGCTCGTGAAGGTGTTTTCCTTGCATTTCAGTATCCGGTAGAAATTCCGGGAGTAAGTACAACGAACTTCCTTAAAACATCTATAAACCAAATCAGAGAACACAAAGGCCAGGATCCTCTTGATGCTGTTTCTTTCCTTTCAAGGGTTAAAGAAAAAATGAAATTGGTTGAAATGGACCAATCTCTATTGAGCAGAGCACTGAACGAAGGTTTCTCAGGAGGTGAAAAGAAAAGAAATGAAGTATTTCAAATGGCAATGTTAGAGCCTAAGTTGAAGATTCTTGATGAAACTGACTCAGGACTTGATATTGATGCCTTAAGAATTGTAGCCAACGGTGTTAATAAACTCAGAAATGAGGATAATGCCACTGTTGTAGTAACTCACTACCAGAGACTTTTAGAGTATATTGTTCCTGATTACGTTCACGTTCTTTACAACGGTAGAATTGTAAAATCAGGTACCAAAGATCTCGCTCTCGAGCTTGAAGAAAAAGGTTACGACTGGATCAAAGCTGAGGCTGCAGTATAA
- a CDS encoding Lrp/AsnC ligand binding domain-containing protein, whose amino-acid sequence MSKNYEIDNIDLKILSLLTEDAKIPYTEIAKKVYVSGGTVHVRMRKLEEMGIVKGSTLSIDYSKLGYDITAFLGIFLEKSSLYEEVASRLKDIPEIASIHYTTGNYSIFVKLYCKDTNHLREVLHDKIQKVDGIERTETLISLEESLNRPVQILSR is encoded by the coding sequence ATGAGTAAGAATTACGAAATTGACAATATTGATTTAAAGATTCTCAGCCTTCTGACTGAAGATGCTAAAATACCATATACAGAAATAGCAAAAAAGGTATATGTTTCAGGTGGTACGGTGCACGTTAGAATGAGAAAACTTGAGGAAATGGGTATTGTTAAAGGATCTACCCTGAGCATCGACTATTCAAAGCTAGGGTATGATATCACTGCCTTTCTGGGTATTTTTTTAGAAAAATCATCTCTCTATGAGGAAGTAGCATCTCGCTTAAAGGATATTCCTGAAATTGCCTCAATCCATTATACAACTGGTAACTACAGTATTTTTGTAAAACTATATTGTAAAGACACTAATCACCTTAGAGAAGTTCTTCACGATAAGATTCAAAAGGTAGATGGAATTGAAAGAACCGAAACGTTAATATCACTTGAAGAGAGTTTAAACCGACCTGTTCAAATCTTATCCAGATAA
- a CDS encoding BrxA/BrxB family bacilliredoxin, with translation MYPAELVAPMRAELTDIGFKELKTVEDVEQHFADNKGTTLVVVNSVCGCAAGAARPGVRMAVENSDAKPDHLTTVFAGVDGEAVNKVREMTLPYPPSSPSIALFKDGDLVHFVERHQIEGAPAELIARHLEGVFEEYC, from the coding sequence ATGTATCCAGCAGAATTAGTAGCACCGATGCGTGCTGAATTAACAGATATAGGATTCAAAGAATTAAAAACAGTAGAGGACGTTGAGCAGCATTTTGCTGACAACAAAGGAACTACATTGGTAGTGGTTAACTCTGTATGTGGTTGTGCTGCGGGAGCGGCAAGACCTGGAGTGAGAATGGCGGTAGAAAATTCAGATGCAAAGCCTGACCACTTAACAACAGTATTTGCTGGTGTAGACGGCGAAGCTGTAAACAAAGTAAGAGAAATGACACTTCCATACCCTCCATCATCTCCGAGTATTGCTTTATTTAAAGATGGAGATTTGGTACACTTTGTAGAAAGACATCAAATCGAAGGTGCACCGGCAGAATTGATAGCCAGACACCTTGAAGGCGTATTCGAAGAATACTGCTAA